The following coding sequences lie in one Silvanigrella aquatica genomic window:
- a CDS encoding NAD-dependent epimerase/dehydratase family protein has protein sequence MKHIVIAGGSGLLGSNVIAILSSTKNVSITCLTRRNLSTTQSQMLKEVLFDFENIEEYKKIGKEIPCDIFFCCIGTTLRNVKSFQNFVKVDRDYPIKFIENIKQNSPKTLFVFTSSIGVSNPRGYFLNAKCEVEKALTKSLLHYIIVRPSLLLGKRKEFRMAEKLSGIVLKKVDDIMKKFKINDEFSFSKYAPIEAALVAKTMVHHALNFDKVMPGMILEGDDLKFNEEDENNNPNTENV, from the coding sequence ATGAAACATATTGTTATAGCAGGTGGCAGTGGATTACTTGGTAGTAACGTTATTGCCATTTTATCTAGCACAAAAAATGTCTCAATAACTTGCCTGACACGAAGAAATTTATCAACAACTCAATCGCAAATGCTAAAAGAAGTTTTGTTTGATTTTGAAAATATAGAAGAATATAAAAAAATTGGAAAAGAAATTCCTTGTGATATATTTTTCTGCTGTATTGGGACAACACTAAGAAATGTAAAATCATTTCAAAATTTTGTTAAAGTAGACCGCGATTATCCTATTAAATTCATCGAAAATATAAAGCAAAATTCGCCTAAAACTCTTTTTGTTTTTACCTCTAGTATAGGAGTTTCTAATCCAAGAGGTTACTTTTTAAATGCAAAATGTGAAGTGGAAAAAGCTCTAACAAAAAGTTTACTTCATTATATTATTGTGCGACCGAGTCTTCTTCTCGGAAAGCGCAAAGAATTTCGTATGGCAGAAAAACTCAGTGGTATTGTTCTAAAAAAAGTGGATGATATTATGAAAAAATTTAAAATTAATGATGAATTCTCTTTTAGTAAATATGCCCCTATCGAAGCGGCACTAGTTGCAAAAACTATGGTTCATCATGCACTCAATTTTGATAAAGTCATGCCAGGTATGATTTTAGAAGGAGATGATTTAAAATTCAATGAAGAAGACGAAAATAACAATCCAAATACTGAAAATGTTTAA
- a CDS encoding aminotransferase class I/II-fold pyridoxal phosphate-dependent enzyme encodes MSFEYLNEVWKYSNELTHKASNYRTIFPYYEKTHKDYNINFDFSSNDYLGLRNDQRIIDAGYQSALKYGAGSGASRMIMQTDFSLEEVEKLFSQFIDYKYSLFFSSGYVANLSLFDTLAPFSWEESSFEQHIFIDHMSHSSLFYGLRNSKIKYDYYKHNDYKHLEFKLKSSKLSQSSAKIIVTESLFSMDGDYSNPYKLFEICKKFGAALIIDETHTLGAYGEKGSWILQYPFLKPYILASVFGCGKAVGVSGGFITTDHFEFKERIFQKSRFILQSTAVSPFITGAVKKSLEIIFSNEGILKRNLLRKNIQYLNSKLKVHYNEKSEFKLIENYLSSSASNIIPIIYHDSAKIIEKEKFFLKNGILLKCIRPPSVPRGTSRFRVILRSNHSKQDLDILLNYLFEL; translated from the coding sequence ATGTCATTTGAATATCTGAATGAAGTTTGGAAATACTCCAATGAATTAACTCATAAGGCATCGAATTATAGAACGATATTTCCATATTACGAAAAAACTCATAAAGATTATAATATTAATTTCGATTTTTCTTCTAATGATTATTTAGGCTTAAGAAATGATCAAAGAATTATAGATGCTGGTTATCAATCCGCATTAAAATATGGAGCAGGTTCCGGTGCTTCTCGTATGATTATGCAAACAGATTTTTCTTTAGAAGAAGTTGAAAAATTATTTTCGCAATTTATCGATTATAAATATTCTTTATTTTTTTCTTCAGGATACGTTGCTAATTTATCATTATTTGACACCTTAGCTCCTTTTTCATGGGAAGAGTCGTCATTTGAGCAACACATATTTATAGATCACATGTCACATTCAAGTTTATTTTATGGTTTGAGAAATTCAAAAATAAAATATGATTATTATAAACATAATGATTACAAACATCTAGAATTTAAATTAAAATCATCTAAATTATCTCAGTCCTCTGCAAAAATTATTGTAACAGAGTCTTTATTTTCTATGGATGGAGATTATTCTAATCCTTATAAATTATTTGAAATTTGTAAAAAATTTGGCGCTGCTCTCATTATAGATGAAACTCATACTTTGGGTGCTTATGGTGAAAAAGGTTCTTGGATTTTACAGTACCCTTTTTTAAAACCCTATATTTTAGCATCTGTATTTGGTTGTGGTAAAGCGGTTGGGGTTTCAGGTGGCTTTATTACTACGGATCATTTTGAATTTAAAGAAAGAATATTTCAAAAATCACGATTTATTTTACAATCGACTGCTGTTTCTCCCTTTATTACAGGAGCGGTCAAAAAATCACTTGAAATTATTTTTAGTAATGAGGGTATTTTAAAAAGAAATTTATTAAGAAAAAATATACAATATTTAAATTCAAAATTAAAAGTTCATTATAATGAAAAGTCGGAGTTTAAACTTATAGAAAATTATTTAAGTTCAAGCGCATCAAATATTATTCCCATTATTTATCATGATAGTGCAAAAATAATTGAAAAAGAAAAATTTTTTTTAAAAAATGGAATACTTCTAAAATGCATTCGTCCTCCCTCAGTTCCTAGGGGAACATCCCGTTTTAGGGTGATACTGAGAAGCAATCATAGCAAACAAGATCTTGATATTTTACTGAATTATCTTTTTGAATTATAA
- a CDS encoding ABC transporter permease yields the protein MSATLSIAQRDFKGFFGTPLGWIAACIIFFISGILFFLVVQYLLMRGQSIDPVADIFGQVLGFLNYINIFVVPAFTMKTMSEDLSNGTYRLQLSAPISTWEIVAGKFLGIMFYFGIITFLMLIYPLFTYIFTEPDLKVLATGWLGLVLNIGAIVSIGLFIGSLTKNPVLSYLGSSFFIFVFIMSGYLPGIPDWYKKSVNLLELSSDFSKGILKTGSLATYMAIILVFLFLCRLVMENKKWRV from the coding sequence ATGAGTGCTACGTTATCTATTGCGCAACGAGATTTTAAAGGATTTTTTGGAACTCCTTTAGGCTGGATTGCGGCATGTATTATATTTTTTATATCTGGGATACTTTTTTTTCTCGTGGTTCAATATTTATTAATGCGGGGACAATCCATAGATCCCGTTGCCGATATTTTTGGGCAGGTGTTAGGTTTTTTAAATTATATTAATATATTTGTTGTTCCTGCTTTTACAATGAAAACGATGAGTGAAGATCTCTCAAATGGGACTTATCGACTTCAATTATCTGCTCCTATTTCTACTTGGGAAATTGTAGCTGGTAAATTTTTAGGAATTATGTTTTATTTTGGTATAATTACATTTTTAATGCTGATTTATCCTCTGTTTACTTATATTTTTACCGAACCCGATTTAAAAGTATTGGCAACAGGTTGGCTTGGTTTGGTTTTAAATATTGGTGCCATCGTATCTATCGGTTTATTTATTGGTTCGTTAACTAAAAATCCTGTGTTAAGTTACTTAGGATCTTCATTTTTTATTTTTGTATTTATTATGTCGGGATATCTTCCTGGCATTCCTGATTGGTATAAGAAAAGTGTCAATTTACTTGAGCTGAGCTCTGATTTTTCAAAAGGAATTTTAAAAACAGGTTCTTTAGCGACATATATGGCTATTATACTTGTATTTCTTTTTCTTTGTCGTCTCGTTATGGAAAATAAAAAGTGGAGAGTGTAA
- a CDS encoding response regulator, giving the protein MRKRKFGDQTFAKRVAELNRKAMANEQVVNLDAYRAASRRPEAKTILIVDDEPVMRNAIKRIFEKDNYRVLVAKDAMELSKIIEDTKLDLVLLDIQLPWVDGYELCALLKSHPLLKNLPVAFVSGNKTEEDIRKGFEAGCDEYITKPFEVEEIQKMVTQLLLKSS; this is encoded by the coding sequence ATGCGCAAAAGAAAATTTGGCGATCAAACCTTTGCAAAAAGAGTTGCTGAGCTCAATCGTAAAGCCATGGCAAATGAACAAGTTGTTAATTTAGATGCTTATCGCGCTGCTTCGCGTAGACCTGAAGCAAAAACAATTTTAATAGTCGATGATGAACCCGTTATGCGTAATGCCATCAAACGCATTTTTGAAAAAGATAATTACAGAGTCTTAGTTGCCAAAGATGCAATGGAGCTTTCAAAAATAATTGAAGATACAAAACTCGATTTGGTTTTACTTGATATTCAATTGCCTTGGGTTGACGGATACGAACTGTGTGCATTATTAAAGTCACATCCCCTTCTCAAAAATTTGCCTGTGGCATTTGTGTCTGGAAATAAAACAGAAGAGGATATCCGAAAAGGTTTTGAAGCAGGTTGTGATGAATATATCACAAAACCATTTGAAGTTGAAGAAATTCAAAAAATGGTTACTCAATTATTATTAAAATCGAGTTAG
- the bioB gene encoding biotin synthase BioB: protein MEHVSQEEILNNSLNSCVSSSQESIAEDYDEDIYQQALFLYRKPFLQLIQDAAVVHKDNWSQADIQRSALLSIKTGSCPEDCSYCPQSARYETNIKKHPLMEVKDILAKAKVAKENGAQRFCMGAAWRKPPRGEQFDRVLEAIRKVKSLGLESCVTLGLLNEEQTVKLKEAGLDYYNHNVDTSKDYYSKVITTRKFKDRVETLRNVRKNNINICCGGILGMGESAEDRMKLIAFLATMQPQPESVPINFLVKFDGTPLENVENLDILDFVRTIAVARILLPKARIRLSAGRMDMSREAQILCLTAGANSIFSGEVLLTSPLPGYTFDNKLIDDMTKPLDYVKENKNVI, encoded by the coding sequence ATGGAACATGTATCGCAAGAAGAAATCTTAAATAACAGTTTAAATTCTTGTGTAAGCTCTTCCCAAGAATCCATAGCGGAAGATTACGATGAAGATATTTACCAACAAGCACTATTTTTATATAGAAAACCATTTTTGCAATTAATTCAGGATGCAGCTGTGGTGCATAAAGATAATTGGTCTCAAGCAGATATTCAACGGAGTGCTTTATTATCGATAAAAACAGGATCTTGTCCTGAAGATTGTTCTTATTGTCCGCAAAGTGCACGCTATGAAACCAATATAAAAAAACATCCTCTTATGGAAGTGAAAGATATTTTAGCAAAAGCTAAAGTAGCAAAAGAAAATGGAGCGCAAAGATTTTGTATGGGTGCCGCATGGCGAAAACCTCCACGTGGCGAACAATTTGATCGTGTCTTAGAAGCTATTCGTAAAGTAAAATCTTTGGGATTAGAGTCTTGCGTTACTTTAGGATTATTAAATGAAGAGCAAACTGTGAAATTAAAAGAAGCAGGTCTTGACTACTATAATCATAATGTAGATACATCTAAAGATTATTACTCTAAAGTCATAACCACACGAAAATTTAAAGACCGTGTAGAGACACTGCGCAACGTGCGCAAAAATAATATTAATATTTGCTGCGGTGGGATTTTAGGAATGGGCGAAAGTGCAGAAGATCGTATGAAATTAATAGCATTTCTTGCGACAATGCAGCCGCAGCCTGAAAGTGTCCCCATAAATTTTTTAGTTAAATTTGATGGAACACCATTAGAAAATGTTGAGAATTTAGACATTTTAGATTTCGTCAGAACCATTGCTGTGGCACGTATTTTATTGCCAAAAGCACGCATTCGTTTGTCTGCGGGGCGTATGGACATGAGTCGCGAAGCGCAAATTCTTTGCTTAACAGCAGGGGCAAATTCTATATTTTCAGGAGAAGTTCTCCTAACTTCTCCTTTACCAGGTTATACCTTTGATAATAAATTAATCGACGATATGACAAAGCCTTTAGATTATGTAAAAGAAAATAAAAATGTCATTTGA
- a CDS encoding aminotransferase class III-fold pyridoxal phosphate-dependent enzyme, with the protein MLTKFPSYYVMSSNTEIGKTVFSTGISIAAVREELRLLYLKPVQTGFPLDTDSSFVKNYNPSDFIITKTIFSMSKPVSPHRAMPVDFNIDGNMDSYHFLDKKMITIIEEEIHLSKSQFVLIEGSGGAASPSLQGQLQCDVFRKFRLPVIFVADAKLGGISTSISTISLLEAKGFEVVCILLFEGKDENYIFLQKYYKNKFPVFLFKNIVDVQNLNFDSLMKRPLDFWYQENEEKFSEVFHHLMSYHVSKIEMINEQIELAKKNIWWPFTQHGNQGEAQFIDSAFEDDIYFVDIKNHQSKNILTERHYDATASWWTQGIGHASPRLTQAAAAAAGRYGHVMFPGNIHEPVVKLTEKLLNTVGKGWAHRVFFSDNGSTAVEVALKMAFRKAIGIKDNDNINSQKNIFILGLKDSYHGDTHAAMDATSENTFKKHEHWYNPRGYWLDYPAIYFKNKKYYVAMPDSFLDESLSDFFTIEVNSVYELFSEKRLETNLANIYINNIENHMKFIENAPFLIGALIIEPVIQGAGGMKFVDPLYQKILIRECKKRKIPIIFDEVFTGFWRLGKASASQLLDEKPDISCFAKLLTGGLLPLSVTLSGEEFFQAFNGDSLSSALLHGHSYSAHPVGCAVALEAIDETRVSKNFLKETNSLEINWNTEIINEISTLSNIANVICLGTLFAFELNDVDADYNSKRGYKIISEIKRLSIDVRPLGNVIYILSGFNTSSYILKSILEKILSILKKEQ; encoded by the coding sequence ATGTTAACAAAATTTCCTTCTTATTATGTTATGTCTTCAAATACGGAAATAGGAAAGACAGTTTTCTCAACTGGAATTTCAATTGCTGCTGTTCGCGAAGAATTACGGTTACTTTATTTGAAGCCCGTACAAACTGGTTTTCCTCTTGATACTGACTCTTCTTTTGTTAAAAATTATAACCCTTCAGACTTCATTATCACAAAAACAATATTTTCAATGTCTAAGCCTGTATCTCCACATAGGGCGATGCCTGTTGATTTTAATATAGATGGAAATATGGATAGTTATCATTTTTTAGATAAAAAAATGATAACTATTATTGAAGAAGAAATTCATTTAAGTAAAAGTCAATTTGTATTAATTGAAGGATCAGGAGGAGCGGCCTCTCCTTCTCTCCAAGGTCAATTGCAATGTGACGTATTTAGAAAATTTAGACTTCCTGTTATTTTTGTTGCCGACGCAAAACTTGGTGGAATTTCAACATCGATTAGTACTATTTCTCTATTGGAAGCAAAAGGTTTTGAGGTTGTTTGTATTTTACTCTTCGAAGGCAAAGATGAAAATTATATTTTTTTACAAAAATATTATAAAAATAAATTTCCCGTATTTTTATTTAAAAATATTGTTGATGTGCAAAATTTAAATTTTGATAGTTTAATGAAAAGACCCTTAGATTTTTGGTATCAAGAAAATGAAGAAAAATTTTCAGAAGTTTTTCATCATCTCATGAGTTATCATGTCAGTAAAATTGAAATGATAAATGAGCAAATAGAATTGGCTAAAAAAAATATCTGGTGGCCTTTTACACAACATGGAAATCAAGGTGAAGCTCAATTTATTGATAGCGCTTTTGAAGATGATATTTATTTCGTAGATATTAAAAATCATCAGAGTAAGAATATTTTAACTGAGAGACATTATGATGCGACGGCAAGTTGGTGGACGCAAGGTATTGGGCATGCTTCACCCAGACTCACTCAAGCCGCCGCCGCCGCAGCAGGGCGTTATGGTCATGTGATGTTTCCGGGGAATATTCATGAACCTGTCGTTAAATTAACAGAAAAATTATTAAATACGGTTGGAAAAGGTTGGGCTCATCGCGTCTTTTTTTCTGATAATGGATCGACTGCTGTTGAAGTTGCCTTAAAAATGGCATTTAGAAAAGCTATTGGTATAAAAGATAATGACAATATAAATTCACAAAAAAATATTTTTATTCTTGGACTAAAAGACTCCTATCATGGAGATACTCATGCTGCTATGGATGCTACAAGTGAAAATACTTTTAAAAAGCATGAGCATTGGTACAACCCTCGTGGATATTGGCTTGATTATCCTGCCATTTATTTTAAAAATAAAAAATATTATGTTGCAATGCCAGACTCTTTTCTTGATGAGTCTCTATCCGATTTTTTTACAATTGAAGTAAACTCTGTTTATGAATTATTTTCAGAAAAGAGATTGGAAACAAATTTAGCAAATATATATATAAATAATATTGAAAATCATATGAAATTTATTGAAAATGCCCCTTTTCTTATTGGGGCTTTGATAATTGAACCCGTTATACAAGGTGCGGGTGGAATGAAATTTGTCGATCCTTTATATCAAAAAATATTGATTCGTGAGTGCAAAAAACGAAAAATCCCCATCATTTTTGATGAAGTATTTACAGGATTTTGGAGATTAGGGAAAGCTTCAGCGTCACAATTACTAGATGAAAAGCCAGACATTTCTTGTTTTGCAAAGCTTTTAACGGGCGGTTTACTGCCTCTTTCTGTTACATTATCTGGTGAAGAATTTTTTCAAGCATTCAATGGAGATTCTCTTTCTTCAGCATTGTTACATGGGCATTCTTATTCTGCGCATCCCGTTGGTTGTGCTGTTGCGCTGGAAGCTATTGATGAAACGCGGGTTTCGAAAAATTTTCTAAAGGAAACAAATTCTTTGGAAATAAATTGGAACACCGAAATTATAAATGAAATTTCAACTCTTTCAAATATAGCAAATGTAATATGTTTAGGAACTCTTTTTGCTTTTGAACTCAATGATGTGGATGCAGATTATAATTCTAAACGAGGATATAAAATAATTAGCGAGATAAAGAGATTATCAATTGATGTTAGACCTCTTGGAAATGTTATTTATATACTATCAGGGTTCAATACTTCTTCATATATTTTAAAAAGTATTTTAGAAAAAATATTAAGTATTTTAAAAAAAGAACAATAA
- a CDS encoding Gldg family protein, translating to MKKHKLEFSIGAIFVAFVVLLMWQNLSVLFKALPITLISLCLVLIVYLLSPLGENKKNDPQNNERYAPKYFAQAILSSLIGVAIIVFGAVILNKDNFSKTFDLTTNKINSLSEESYKFLESLSVPVQIVCVPSQNPTENYCDGNQDLINLFAKRSKFIVNAGALSLVDRETIAKLQPSGYSRLILMSDTNKSELDGVVSESRLTNAIINLVKFKKVVYFLSGSGEPSINADSSSDRNYSEIINFLHTKAYDAKEWNIKQGLLPADARVLVAGDNNIPYNEETQNIIQNFIAHGGRLILIVNPYREQGLDKLYSLMNLKLDPILLTLNLNTALGKQMQNQNPSRPPVPVSNFNKESPITRVIAQSFGSQVVMPIDGGRPISILSSDKSAINTTATVLFSSFSAAPITLSPETRNKIDLNVPFNLSPDRDFDANKSWPLSVNVEINNASKFALDKSPVNVTDATKDKSEVIVFGFSLISLPTVISQQLIPLSVAHLYQDQELVTIPPRDFTPKQFNLSRNPGAWLLFFAGILPLATAIMGLFIWSKRRSA from the coding sequence ATGAAAAAGCATAAACTTGAATTTTCAATTGGTGCCATTTTTGTAGCATTTGTAGTCCTTCTTATGTGGCAAAATTTGTCTGTGCTATTTAAGGCTTTACCTATAACTCTTATTTCATTGTGCTTGGTTTTAATTGTTTATTTATTATCTCCTTTAGGCGAGAATAAAAAAAATGATCCACAAAATAATGAGCGGTATGCACCTAAGTATTTTGCGCAAGCTATTCTTTCCAGTTTGATTGGAGTTGCTATTATTGTTTTTGGAGCTGTTATTTTAAATAAAGATAATTTTTCTAAAACATTTGATTTAACTACAAATAAAATAAACTCATTGAGTGAAGAGTCTTATAAATTTTTAGAATCTTTATCTGTTCCTGTACAAATTGTTTGTGTTCCCTCGCAAAATCCTACAGAAAATTACTGTGATGGCAATCAGGATCTTATTAATTTATTTGCTAAAAGATCAAAATTTATTGTGAATGCCGGTGCTTTGAGTTTAGTCGATAGAGAAACAATCGCAAAACTACAACCTTCAGGATATTCACGATTGATTTTGATGTCTGATACAAATAAGAGCGAATTAGATGGAGTTGTTTCAGAAAGTCGTTTGACAAACGCTATTATCAATCTCGTTAAATTTAAAAAAGTTGTTTATTTTCTTTCAGGTAGTGGTGAGCCTTCTATTAATGCTGATTCTTCATCAGACAGAAACTATTCTGAAATTATTAATTTTTTACATACTAAAGCCTATGACGCAAAGGAATGGAATATCAAACAAGGGCTTTTACCCGCTGATGCGCGCGTTTTAGTTGCGGGTGATAATAATATTCCCTACAACGAGGAAACTCAAAATATTATTCAAAATTTCATTGCGCATGGAGGACGTCTTATTTTAATTGTAAATCCTTACCGGGAGCAAGGTTTGGATAAATTATATTCTTTGATGAATTTAAAGTTAGATCCTATATTATTAACTTTAAATTTGAATACAGCACTAGGCAAACAGATGCAAAATCAAAATCCTTCACGACCTCCTGTGCCTGTGAGTAATTTTAATAAGGAATCACCTATTACGCGCGTGATTGCGCAATCATTTGGATCGCAGGTTGTTATGCCTATTGATGGCGGACGCCCTATCTCGATATTATCAAGTGACAAAAGTGCTATAAATACCACTGCAACAGTTTTATTTTCTTCTTTCAGTGCGGCTCCCATTACTTTATCACCAGAAACAAGAAATAAAATCGATTTAAATGTGCCTTTTAATTTGTCACCGGATCGTGATTTTGATGCCAATAAATCATGGCCTCTAAGTGTTAATGTTGAAATTAATAATGCATCAAAATTTGCCTTGGATAAATCACCGGTTAACGTAACTGATGCTACTAAAGATAAATCTGAAGTTATTGTTTTTGGATTCAGTCTTATTTCTTTACCAACTGTGATTAGTCAGCAACTTATTCCTTTAAGTGTTGCTCATTTGTATCAAGATCAGGAGTTGGTCACAATTCCTCCTAGGGATTTCACGCCAAAACAATTTAATTTATCTCGTAATCCGGGGGCTTGGTTGCTCTTTTTCGCAGGAATTTTACCTCTAGCAACAGCTATTATGGGTTTATTTATTTGGTCTAAAAGGAGATCCGCATGA
- a CDS encoding aspartate kinase, which yields MEITNNCIVLKFGGASVSSPEAFSSIADIILHRKKMYKKVIVVVSAMGDTTDELISLAHKVNPNPPRRELDMLLSVGERISIALLAMALAAKGTEALSFTGSQSGIITTNDHANAKIVNVKPHRLLPHLENEKIVIVAGFQGMSLEGEITTLGRGGSDTTAVALAIALKAEKVEFFKDVFGIYEQDPKKNVQARLFETLSYQEAYDIMNKGAQVLHNRCVRLAEKNSLPLRVLSFERYLDEKLGTTIQDTMNSGHNTTYED from the coding sequence ATGGAAATAACAAATAATTGTATTGTTTTAAAATTTGGGGGAGCTTCGGTAAGTTCCCCCGAAGCATTCTCTTCAATTGCAGATATTATTTTGCATCGTAAAAAAATGTATAAAAAAGTTATTGTTGTTGTTAGCGCCATGGGAGACACTACAGACGAATTAATTTCATTAGCTCATAAGGTCAACCCAAATCCCCCGCGCAGAGAATTAGACATGCTACTTTCTGTGGGTGAAAGAATCAGTATTGCATTGCTTGCCATGGCTCTTGCCGCTAAAGGAACAGAAGCACTTAGTTTTACAGGCAGTCAATCAGGAATCATAACAACCAACGATCATGCTAACGCAAAAATTGTAAACGTAAAACCGCATCGCTTGTTACCTCACCTTGAAAATGAAAAAATAGTTATTGTAGCCGGTTTTCAAGGAATGAGCTTAGAAGGAGAAATTACCACACTGGGTCGGGGAGGATCGGACACCACCGCAGTCGCCCTTGCCATCGCTTTAAAAGCAGAAAAAGTGGAATTTTTTAAAGATGTATTTGGGATTTACGAACAAGATCCCAAAAAGAATGTGCAAGCACGTTTATTTGAAACATTAAGCTATCAAGAAGCTTATGATATTATGAATAAAGGAGCGCAGGTTTTGCACAACCGCTGTGTGCGGCTTGCAGAAAAAAATTCCTTGCCATTGCGCGTCCTCTCTTTTGAACGTTACTTAGATGAAAAACTGGGTACTACGATTCAAGACACAATGAACAGTGGCCATAATACCACCTATGAAGATTGA
- a CDS encoding ABC transporter ATP-binding protein, with protein sequence MIEVNGLVKLFGDRKVLHNLNFTVGSGRICGFLGPNGSGKSTTMDILAGLLGPSSGTAKVCGFDVVTQSKDVKANVGYLPDNPPLYKEMKVKEFVHYVAKLRGNSSQDRNRDVDWVLNECDVADVANRIIGNLSKGYRQRVALCAALVHKPKVLILDEPTEGLDPNQILHIRKLIKKLSEERTVILSSHILSEVQATCDEVVIINHGHIAAKTSIQNNVDKPLFYLYTFASKADNALHWFQQRNYVLSAKSLSQKNNSILVEFGKEFWSDNSGVNIANVTEQIVQQNFPLIGIEEKKEGLEELFFEVIRSQPGQHQIQLSPSGELL encoded by the coding sequence ATGATTGAAGTAAATGGGCTTGTTAAACTTTTTGGAGATCGAAAAGTATTACACAACCTAAATTTTACGGTGGGATCTGGTAGAATTTGTGGTTTTTTGGGGCCTAATGGTTCTGGAAAATCAACAACAATGGATATTTTAGCTGGTTTGCTGGGACCAAGTTCAGGTACTGCAAAAGTTTGTGGATTTGATGTTGTTACCCAATCGAAAGATGTTAAAGCAAATGTGGGATATTTACCAGATAATCCGCCTTTATATAAAGAAATGAAAGTGAAAGAGTTTGTTCATTATGTTGCAAAACTAAGAGGAAATTCTTCTCAAGATCGAAATCGTGATGTCGACTGGGTACTTAATGAATGCGATGTTGCCGATGTAGCAAACCGTATTATTGGGAATTTATCCAAAGGATATCGACAACGTGTTGCGCTATGTGCTGCACTTGTTCATAAACCAAAAGTACTTATTTTAGATGAACCGACGGAAGGTCTTGATCCCAACCAAATTTTACATATTCGAAAATTGATCAAAAAATTATCTGAAGAGCGAACTGTAATTTTAAGTTCGCATATTTTATCAGAGGTGCAGGCAACATGTGATGAAGTTGTTATTATAAATCATGGGCATATTGCAGCAAAAACTTCAATTCAAAATAATGTGGATAAACCACTTTTTTATCTTTATACTTTTGCCTCTAAAGCTGATAATGCTCTGCACTGGTTTCAACAAAGAAACTATGTGCTTTCTGCAAAATCTTTATCGCAAAAAAATAATTCCATACTCGTAGAATTTGGGAAAGAGTTTTGGAGTGATAATAGTGGAGTTAATATCGCTAATGTAACGGAACAAATTGTTCAACAAAATTTTCCATTAATTGGAATAGAAGAAAAGAAAGAAGGTCTCGAAGAATTATTTTTTGAAGTCATTCGTTCACAACCTGGGCAACATCAAATTCAATTATCCCCATCTGGAGAATTATTATGA